In the genome of Dioscorea cayenensis subsp. rotundata cultivar TDr96_F1 chromosome 1, TDr96_F1_v2_PseudoChromosome.rev07_lg8_w22 25.fasta, whole genome shotgun sequence, one region contains:
- the LOC120259273 gene encoding protein TOPLESS-RELATED PROTEIN 2-like isoform X2 — MSSLSRELVFLILQFLDEEKFKESVHKLEQESGFYFNMKHFEDQVQAGEWDEVEKYLSGFTKVEDNRYSMKIFFEIRKQKYLEALDKHDRAKAVEVLVKDLKVFASFNEELFKEITQLLTLENFRQNEQLSKYGDTKSARNIMLLELKKLIEANPLFRDKLAFPAFKGSRLRTLINQSLNWQHQLCKNPRPNPDIKTLFVDHSCAPTNGARPPPPANGSLVGPIPKSGAFPPLGVHSPFPPVISPSPSAIAGWMSSSNPSLAHAVVAQGPPGLVPPPNAAAFLKHPRTPTNAPGMDYQTADSEHLMKRMRTGPSDEVSFAGPSHPLTIYSQDDLPRIVVRTLNQGSNVTSLDFHPQQQTILLVGTNVGDIGIWEVGSRERIVNKTFKIREISNCSVPLQAALVKDATVSVSRCLWSPDGSILGVAFSKHIVQTFAFISNGELRQLLEIEAHTGGVNDIAFSHPNKSLSIITCGDDKTIKVWDATTGQKQYIFEGHEAPVYSVCPHYKENIQFIFSTAIDGKIKAWLYDCMGSRVDYDAPGLSCTTMAYSADGLRLFSCGTSKDGDSHLVEWNETEGAIKREYSGFRKRSPGVVQFDTTRNRFLAVGDESMIKFWDMDSTNILTTTEADGGLPASPRLRFNKEGSFLAVTTNDNGIKILANADGQRLIRMLESRALEGSRGASQHIHVKPSVGNAMNAVHNVSSSQIIAERSDRNSPALPMTNLATIDSTRTVDVKPRILDDVDKIKTWKLADIVDSGHLKALLLPDSMTTTAKVVRLLYTNSGLSLLALTLNGVHKLWKWQRTERNPSIKSTASIAPQLWQPANGIVMSNETGDNSMTEESTGCIALSKNDSYVMSASGGKVSLFNMMTFKVMTTFMAPPPAATYLAFHPQDNNIIAIGMDDSTIQIYNVRIDEVKTKLKGHQKKITGLAFSQMMNVLVSSGADAQLCLWSIDGWEKRKAKFLQAPAGRAAPLVGETKVQFHNDQVHLLVSHESQLAIYDGKLDCVRSWYPRDALSSPISSAIYSCDGALVYAGFCDGAVGIFDADSLRLRCRIAPSAYLSPVSSSSGSVYPTVIASHPSEPNQIALGMSDGAVYAVEPSDAEPKWGAPLPQDSVPLPPISSIPTSSSAQPSEPPPR, encoded by the exons ATGTCTTCCTTGAGCAGGGAGCTCGTTTTCCTCATACTGCAGTTCCTGGATGAAGAGAAGTTTAAAGAAAGTGTTCATAA GCTGGAACAAGAATCAGGTTTCTACTTCAATATGAAGCACTTTGAGGACCAGGTTCAGGCTGGGGAGTGGGATGAGGTCGAGAAATATCTCTCTGGGTTCACCAAGGTCGAAGATAACAGATACTCTATGAAGATCTTCTTTGAGATAAGGAAGCAGAAATATCTTGAAGCTCTTGATAA aCATGACCGGGCAAAAGCAGTTGAAGTACTCGTCAAGGATCTCAAAGTCTTTGCTTCCTTTAATGAAGAACTCTTCAAGGAGATTACTCAATTGCTGACTCTTGAGAACTTCAG ACAGAATGAGCAGCTCTCCAAGTATGGGGATACAAAGTCTGCCAGAAATATAATGCTCCTTGAGCTTAAGAAGCTTATTGAAGCTAATCCACTGTTTCGTGACAAGCTTGCATTTCCAGCATTTAAAGGTTCTAGGCTGAGGACATTGATCAATCAAAG TCTTAACTGGCAGCACCAACTCTGCAAGAACCCACGCCCGAACCCTGATATTAAAACACTTTTTGTTGATCACTCATGTGCTCCCACTAATGGTGCGCGCCCACCTCCTCCTGCCAATGGTTCCCTGGTTGGTCCTATTCCTAAATCTGGTGCATTCCCTCCACTGGGTGTTCATAGT CCATTTCCACCAGTCATTTCTCCTTCTCCAAGTGCTATCGCTGGGTGGATGTCAAGTTCTAACCCATCTCTTGCACATGCTGTGGTGGCTCAAGGTCCACCAGGCCTTGTGCCACCACCAAATGCCg CTGCATTTCTAAAGCACCCAAGGACTCCTACAAATGCTCCTGGAATGGATTATCAAACCGCTGATTCTGAACACTTGATGAAGAGAATGCGCACAGGCCCATCTGATGAG GTGTCATTTGCTGGTCCCTCTCATCCGCTTACCATTTATTcacaagatgatcttcctagAATAGTGGTACGGACTCTTAATCAAGGTTCTAATGTTACAAGCTTGGACTTTCATCCACAACAGCAGACAATTCTTTTAG TGGGGACAAATGTTGGTGATATTGGAATATGGGAAGTTGGATCTCGGGAGAGGATAGTGAATAAGACATTCAAGATTCGTGAGATCTCAAACTGCTCAGTGCCCTTGCAG GCAGCATTGGTCAAAGATGCTACTGTTTCTGTCAGTCGATGCTTATGGAGTCCTGATGGGTCTATCCTTG GTGTTGCATTTTCAAAGCATATAGTCCAGACATTTGCTTTTATATCTAATGGAGAATTGAGACAACTGTTGGAG ATTGAAGCTCACACTGGTGGGGTTAATGACATTGCTTTTTCACATCCCAACAAGAGTTTGTCTATAATCACCTGTGGTGATGATAAAACTATCAAG GTGTGGGATGCCACGACAGGACAAAAGCAGTATATATTTGAAGGACATGAAGCTCCTGTATATTCAGTCTGTCCTCATTACAAGGAGAATATCCAG TTCATTTTCTCTACCGCTATTGATGGGAAGATCAAAGCCTGGCTCTATGATTGTATGGGATCTAGAGTTGATTATGATGCGCCAGGACTTTCATGTACGACAATGGCATATAGTGCAGATGGTTTAAG GCTTTTTTCTTGTGGAACTAGTAAGGATGGTGACTCTCACTTAGTTGAGTGGAATGAGACGGAAGGAGCAATAAAAAGGGAATATTCTGGCTTTAGAAAGCGCTCACCGGGAGTTGTACAGTTTGATACTACTAGGAATCGGTTTTTGGCTGTTGGAGATGAATCTATGATTAAGTTTTGGGATATGGACAGTACAAACATACTGACAACAACAGAGGCTGATGGGGGTTTGCCT GCAAGTCCTCGACTCAGATTCAACAAAGAGGGTTCATTTCTTGCTGTTACAACAAATGATAATGGCATCAAGATCCTTGCAAATGCTGATGGGCAGCGCTTGATAAGAATGTTGGAGAGTCGGGCACTTGAGGGTTCTCGAGGTGCTTCCCAACATATACACGTGAAG CCTTCAGTTGGTAATGCAATGAATGCTGTTCACAATGTTTCTAGTTCCCAAATTATCGCTGAGCGCTCTGACAGAAATTCACCTGCATTGCCAATGACTAACCTG GCTACTATTGACAGCACCAGGACTGTAGATGTTAAACCAAGAATTTTAGATGATGTGGACAAGATCAAGACCTGGAAATTGGCTGATATCGTTGATTCTGGTCACCTCAAAGCTTTGCTATTGCCCGACTCTATGACAACCACAGCAAAG GTGGTGCGCCTGTTGTATACAAATTCTGGACTGTCTCTGTTGGCTCTCACACTCAATGGAGTACACAAATTGTGGAAGTGGCAACGTACTGAAAGAAATCCATCTATAAAG TCCACAGCTTCCATTGCACCTCAGTTATGGCAACCAGCAAATGGTATTGTCATGTCTAATGAAACTGGTGACAACAGCATGACTGAAGAATCAACTGGTTGTATAGCTTTGTCAAAGAATGATTCCTATGTTATGTCTGCCTCTGGGGGAAAGGTTTCTCTGTTCAACATGATGACCTTCAAG GTAATGACAACTTTCATGGCACCACCCCCTGCGGCCACTTATTTGGCATTTCATCCTCAAGATAATAACATTATTGCAATTGGAATGGATGACTCAACCATTCAAATTTATAATGTCCGGATTGATGAG GTTAAAACAAAACTGAAGGGTCACCAGAAGAAAATCACAGGACTTGCATTTTCCCAGATGATGAATGTGCTAGTCTCTTCAGGGGCAGATGCACAA TTGTGCTTATGGAGCATTGATGGATGGGAGAAGAGGAAAGCAAAATTTCTTCAGGCACCAGCTGGTCGGGCAGCTCCATTAGTTGGGGAAACAAAAGTTCAGTTTCACAATGACCAGGTTCATTTATTGGTCAGCCATGAAAGTCAACTGGCAATCTATGATGGCAAGCTTGATTGTGTTCGATCG TGGTATCCTAGAGATGCACTCTCTTCACCCATTTCAAGCGCAATATACTCTTGTGATGGTGCTTTAGTGTATGCGGGTTTCTGTGATGGTGCAGTTGGGATCTTTGATGCAGATAGTCTGAGACTTCGGTGCAGGATTGCTCCTTCTGCCTACTTATCTCCTGTCTCTTCCAG CTCTGGAAGTGTTTATCCTACAGTGATTGCTTCACACCCATCAGAGCCAAATCAGATTGCCCTGGGAATGAGCGATGGGGCTGTTTATGCGGTGGAGCCATCAGATGCGGAACCCAAATGGGGGGCACCACTTCCCCAAGACAGTGTGCCTCTGCCTCCCATTTCCTCCATTCCAACTTCTTCCTCTGCTCAGCCTTCTGAACCCCCTCCTAGGTAG
- the LOC120259273 gene encoding protein TOPLESS-RELATED PROTEIN 2-like isoform X1, protein MSSLSRELVFLILQFLDEEKFKESVHKLEQESGFYFNMKHFEDQVQAGEWDEVEKYLSGFTKVEDNRYSMKIFFEIRKQKYLEALDKHDRAKAVEVLVKDLKVFASFNEELFKEITQLLTLENFRQNEQLSKYGDTKSARNIMLLELKKLIEANPLFRDKLAFPAFKGSRLRTLINQSLNWQHQLCKNPRPNPDIKTLFVDHSCAPTNGARPPPPANGSLVGPIPKSGAFPPLGVHSPFPPVISPSPSAIAGWMSSSNPSLAHAVVAQGPPGLVPPPNAAAFLKHPRTPTNAPGMDYQTADSEHLMKRMRTGPSDEVSFAGPSHPLTIYSQDDLPRIVVRTLNQGSNVTSLDFHPQQQTILLVGTNVGDIGIWEVGSRERIVNKTFKIREISNCSVPLQAALVKDATVSVSRCLWSPDGSILGVAFSKHIVQTFAFISNGELRQLLEIEAHTGGVNDIAFSHPNKSLSIITCGDDKTIKVWDATTGQKQYIFEGHEAPVYSVCPHYKENIQFIFSTAIDGKIKAWLYDCMGSRVDYDAPGLSCTTMAYSADGLRLFSCGTSKDGDSHLVEWNETEGAIKREYSGFRKRSPGVVQFDTTRNRFLAVGDESMIKFWDMDSTNILTTTEADGGLPASPRLRFNKEGSFLAVTTNDNGIKILANADGQRLIRMLESRALEGSRGASQHIHVKVLIPNPSVGNAMNAVHNVSSSQIIAERSDRNSPALPMTNLATIDSTRTVDVKPRILDDVDKIKTWKLADIVDSGHLKALLLPDSMTTTAKVVRLLYTNSGLSLLALTLNGVHKLWKWQRTERNPSIKSTASIAPQLWQPANGIVMSNETGDNSMTEESTGCIALSKNDSYVMSASGGKVSLFNMMTFKVMTTFMAPPPAATYLAFHPQDNNIIAIGMDDSTIQIYNVRIDEVKTKLKGHQKKITGLAFSQMMNVLVSSGADAQLCLWSIDGWEKRKAKFLQAPAGRAAPLVGETKVQFHNDQVHLLVSHESQLAIYDGKLDCVRSWYPRDALSSPISSAIYSCDGALVYAGFCDGAVGIFDADSLRLRCRIAPSAYLSPVSSSSGSVYPTVIASHPSEPNQIALGMSDGAVYAVEPSDAEPKWGAPLPQDSVPLPPISSIPTSSSAQPSEPPPR, encoded by the exons ATGTCTTCCTTGAGCAGGGAGCTCGTTTTCCTCATACTGCAGTTCCTGGATGAAGAGAAGTTTAAAGAAAGTGTTCATAA GCTGGAACAAGAATCAGGTTTCTACTTCAATATGAAGCACTTTGAGGACCAGGTTCAGGCTGGGGAGTGGGATGAGGTCGAGAAATATCTCTCTGGGTTCACCAAGGTCGAAGATAACAGATACTCTATGAAGATCTTCTTTGAGATAAGGAAGCAGAAATATCTTGAAGCTCTTGATAA aCATGACCGGGCAAAAGCAGTTGAAGTACTCGTCAAGGATCTCAAAGTCTTTGCTTCCTTTAATGAAGAACTCTTCAAGGAGATTACTCAATTGCTGACTCTTGAGAACTTCAG ACAGAATGAGCAGCTCTCCAAGTATGGGGATACAAAGTCTGCCAGAAATATAATGCTCCTTGAGCTTAAGAAGCTTATTGAAGCTAATCCACTGTTTCGTGACAAGCTTGCATTTCCAGCATTTAAAGGTTCTAGGCTGAGGACATTGATCAATCAAAG TCTTAACTGGCAGCACCAACTCTGCAAGAACCCACGCCCGAACCCTGATATTAAAACACTTTTTGTTGATCACTCATGTGCTCCCACTAATGGTGCGCGCCCACCTCCTCCTGCCAATGGTTCCCTGGTTGGTCCTATTCCTAAATCTGGTGCATTCCCTCCACTGGGTGTTCATAGT CCATTTCCACCAGTCATTTCTCCTTCTCCAAGTGCTATCGCTGGGTGGATGTCAAGTTCTAACCCATCTCTTGCACATGCTGTGGTGGCTCAAGGTCCACCAGGCCTTGTGCCACCACCAAATGCCg CTGCATTTCTAAAGCACCCAAGGACTCCTACAAATGCTCCTGGAATGGATTATCAAACCGCTGATTCTGAACACTTGATGAAGAGAATGCGCACAGGCCCATCTGATGAG GTGTCATTTGCTGGTCCCTCTCATCCGCTTACCATTTATTcacaagatgatcttcctagAATAGTGGTACGGACTCTTAATCAAGGTTCTAATGTTACAAGCTTGGACTTTCATCCACAACAGCAGACAATTCTTTTAG TGGGGACAAATGTTGGTGATATTGGAATATGGGAAGTTGGATCTCGGGAGAGGATAGTGAATAAGACATTCAAGATTCGTGAGATCTCAAACTGCTCAGTGCCCTTGCAG GCAGCATTGGTCAAAGATGCTACTGTTTCTGTCAGTCGATGCTTATGGAGTCCTGATGGGTCTATCCTTG GTGTTGCATTTTCAAAGCATATAGTCCAGACATTTGCTTTTATATCTAATGGAGAATTGAGACAACTGTTGGAG ATTGAAGCTCACACTGGTGGGGTTAATGACATTGCTTTTTCACATCCCAACAAGAGTTTGTCTATAATCACCTGTGGTGATGATAAAACTATCAAG GTGTGGGATGCCACGACAGGACAAAAGCAGTATATATTTGAAGGACATGAAGCTCCTGTATATTCAGTCTGTCCTCATTACAAGGAGAATATCCAG TTCATTTTCTCTACCGCTATTGATGGGAAGATCAAAGCCTGGCTCTATGATTGTATGGGATCTAGAGTTGATTATGATGCGCCAGGACTTTCATGTACGACAATGGCATATAGTGCAGATGGTTTAAG GCTTTTTTCTTGTGGAACTAGTAAGGATGGTGACTCTCACTTAGTTGAGTGGAATGAGACGGAAGGAGCAATAAAAAGGGAATATTCTGGCTTTAGAAAGCGCTCACCGGGAGTTGTACAGTTTGATACTACTAGGAATCGGTTTTTGGCTGTTGGAGATGAATCTATGATTAAGTTTTGGGATATGGACAGTACAAACATACTGACAACAACAGAGGCTGATGGGGGTTTGCCT GCAAGTCCTCGACTCAGATTCAACAAAGAGGGTTCATTTCTTGCTGTTACAACAAATGATAATGGCATCAAGATCCTTGCAAATGCTGATGGGCAGCGCTTGATAAGAATGTTGGAGAGTCGGGCACTTGAGGGTTCTCGAGGTGCTTCCCAACATATACACGTGAAGGTACTCATCCCAAAT CCTTCAGTTGGTAATGCAATGAATGCTGTTCACAATGTTTCTAGTTCCCAAATTATCGCTGAGCGCTCTGACAGAAATTCACCTGCATTGCCAATGACTAACCTG GCTACTATTGACAGCACCAGGACTGTAGATGTTAAACCAAGAATTTTAGATGATGTGGACAAGATCAAGACCTGGAAATTGGCTGATATCGTTGATTCTGGTCACCTCAAAGCTTTGCTATTGCCCGACTCTATGACAACCACAGCAAAG GTGGTGCGCCTGTTGTATACAAATTCTGGACTGTCTCTGTTGGCTCTCACACTCAATGGAGTACACAAATTGTGGAAGTGGCAACGTACTGAAAGAAATCCATCTATAAAG TCCACAGCTTCCATTGCACCTCAGTTATGGCAACCAGCAAATGGTATTGTCATGTCTAATGAAACTGGTGACAACAGCATGACTGAAGAATCAACTGGTTGTATAGCTTTGTCAAAGAATGATTCCTATGTTATGTCTGCCTCTGGGGGAAAGGTTTCTCTGTTCAACATGATGACCTTCAAG GTAATGACAACTTTCATGGCACCACCCCCTGCGGCCACTTATTTGGCATTTCATCCTCAAGATAATAACATTATTGCAATTGGAATGGATGACTCAACCATTCAAATTTATAATGTCCGGATTGATGAG GTTAAAACAAAACTGAAGGGTCACCAGAAGAAAATCACAGGACTTGCATTTTCCCAGATGATGAATGTGCTAGTCTCTTCAGGGGCAGATGCACAA TTGTGCTTATGGAGCATTGATGGATGGGAGAAGAGGAAAGCAAAATTTCTTCAGGCACCAGCTGGTCGGGCAGCTCCATTAGTTGGGGAAACAAAAGTTCAGTTTCACAATGACCAGGTTCATTTATTGGTCAGCCATGAAAGTCAACTGGCAATCTATGATGGCAAGCTTGATTGTGTTCGATCG TGGTATCCTAGAGATGCACTCTCTTCACCCATTTCAAGCGCAATATACTCTTGTGATGGTGCTTTAGTGTATGCGGGTTTCTGTGATGGTGCAGTTGGGATCTTTGATGCAGATAGTCTGAGACTTCGGTGCAGGATTGCTCCTTCTGCCTACTTATCTCCTGTCTCTTCCAG CTCTGGAAGTGTTTATCCTACAGTGATTGCTTCACACCCATCAGAGCCAAATCAGATTGCCCTGGGAATGAGCGATGGGGCTGTTTATGCGGTGGAGCCATCAGATGCGGAACCCAAATGGGGGGCACCACTTCCCCAAGACAGTGTGCCTCTGCCTCCCATTTCCTCCATTCCAACTTCTTCCTCTGCTCAGCCTTCTGAACCCCCTCCTAGGTAG
- the LOC120262065 gene encoding ubiquitin carboxyl-terminal hydrolase 23-like, giving the protein MCAFTNHLFDALYLTGQSSFEPKSFINNRREISLNFVDGEQEDAHEYLQSLLTSIHECCVRLSKVASMDSESLITQVFGGRLRSQTRCCDCGHKSETFEPVTDLSLEISGANDPFSAFESFTRLEMIDDPENRFTCSNCNAKVTVEKQMTIDNAPQVLIIHLKRFSFNGNIIKKNFQEVDFSLSMNLSPFVNNHVEEAGDLNYRLYAVIVHLGSPSYGHYVSFVHSDKKNWYLMSDEKVMMTRFEEVKKQKAYILFYVKEGISSSSVKEFMIERFKRNFKAEEESCSSSTSDESGCISDEMSNVCSPKVDEKSLHDKKADTGEDEEVSNKNEEDEKKKRKAFDLKIS; this is encoded by the exons ATGTGTGCGTTTACAAACCATTTGTTTGATGCCCTTTATCTCACTGGTCAGTCAAGTTTTGAACCGAAAAGCTTCATCAATAATCGGAGAG aaatatcattaaattttgTGGATGGGGAGCAAGAAGATGCTCATGAGTACCTTCAGAGCTTGCTGACAAGCATCCATGAATGTTGTGTGAGATTATCCAAAGTAGCATCCATGGATTCTGAAAGCCTAATCACTCAAGTTTTCGGTGGCAGACTTCGTAGTCAG ACTAGGTGTTGTGATTGTGGCCACAAATCCGAAACATTTGAACCAGTAACAGACTTAAGTCTAGAGATCAGTGGTGCAAATGACCCCTTCTCTGCCTTTGAGTCATTTACAAGACTTGAAATGATTGATGATCCAGAGAACAGGTTCACTTGCAGTAACTGCAATGCCAAAGTGACAGTGGAGAAGCAGATGACAATAGACAATGCTCCACAAGTCCTAATTATTCATTTGAAAAGATTCAGCTTCAATGGAAACATCATTAAGAAAAACTTTCAAGAAGTTGACTTCTCATTGTCCATGAACTTGTCTCCATTTGTCAACAATCATGTAGAAGAAGCA GGAGATCTAAACTACAGATTATATGCAGTCATTGTGCATTTGGGTTCTCCTTCATATGGACACTATGTATCCTTTGTTCATTCTGACAAGAAAAACTGGTACCTAATGAGTGATGaaaag GTGATGATGACAAGATTCGAAGAAGTGAAGAAGCAAAAAGCTTACATTCTTTTCTATGTGAAAGAGGGAATTTCTTCATCATCTGTGAAAGAATTCATGATTGAAaggtttaaaagaaattttaaagcAGAAGAAGAGAGTTGCAGCTCCAGCACATCTGATGAGAGTGGTTGTATTTCTGATGAAATGTCCAATGTTTGCAGTCCTA AGGTTGATGAGAAGAGTTTGCATGACAAGAAGGCAGACACAGGTGAAGATGAAGAGGTGAGCAACAAGAATGAggaagatgagaagaagaagaggaag GCTTTTGATCTCAAAATCAGTTGa
- the LOC120254501 gene encoding probable NADH dehydrogenase [ubiquinone] 1 alpha subcomplex subunit 12 — MASVVRGVVKAIKEKGFGNFIRELREEGYIRCLADGNLLKTKIYSLGATPVGVDKFGNKYYEKLEGTQFGRHRWVEYAQKGRYNASQVPPEWHGWLHYITDHTGDELLMLKPKRYSVEHKENFSGEGEEFIYHSKGHTLNPGQRDWTRYQSWQPAKKE; from the exons ATGGCGTCGGTGGTGAGGGGAGTCGTCAAGGCGATCAAAGAGAAGGGCTTTGGGAACTTCATCCGTGAGCTCCGCGAGGAGGGTTACAT AAGATGCCTTGCAGATGGAAACCTACT gaaaacaaaaatttacagcTTAGGTGCTACACCCGTTGGAGTTGATAAATTTGGAAACAAGTATTATGAAAAACTTGAGGGCACTCAGTTTG GAAGGCACAGATGGGTGGAGTATGCACAGAAGGGCCGCTATAATGCATCTCAAGTGCCTCCAGAGTGGCATGGTTGGCTGCATTACATCACCGATCATACTGGAGATGAG CTCCTGATGCTGAAACCAAAAAGGTATAGTGTGGAACACAAGGAGAACTTCTCCGGAGAGGGTGAGGAATTCATCTATCACTCCAAAGGTCACACTCTCAACCCCGGACAGAGGGACTGGACCAGGTACCAGTCATGGCAGCCTGCAAAGAAAGAATAG
- the LOC120276888 gene encoding protein SMG9-like has protein sequence MANGASSSAASSSSSSSGLPPPPPPPKILLAKPPSAPRLARDDDSSAAASRSRNPYPSSLNFLSADSWDLLPDRVLPFLTENTDFTVVGVIGPPGVGKSTILNELYGFETSSPGMPLPFVVQSDESKAMARHCTMGMELRVSAERLILIDSQPVFSPSVLLDMMKPDGLSTIPVLNGESLPADLAHELIGIQLGVFLASVCNVLLVVSEGIHDYSMWKLMLTVDLLKHGLPDPSLLTPGHFQGCSSGLDKENKADVQGGTEDFLAALVFIHTKLRVEDLSPPNISLLRNALTQYFKSSTFIMSDNGSSSERQTDSSGPHVAKFGKDFRGPDLFFLPLKLREDSQKIQFESYSSMLGKLRDQLLSMHGRPFAKNIAERDWLRSSAKIWDLVKKSPAIADYSKILQKSGLFRK, from the exons ATGGCGAACGGAGCTTCGTCCTCCGccgcctcctcctcctcctcgtcttcCGGCCTCCCTCCGCCCCCTCCTCCGCCAAAGATCCTCCTTGCTAAGCCTCCATCCGCCCCTCGCCTTGCCCGCGATGACGACTCCTCGGCCGCCGCCTCTCGCTCCCGCAACCCCTACCCGTCCTCCCTCAACTTCCTCTCCGCTGACTCCTGGGACCTACTCCCCGATCGCGTTCTCCCG TTCCTCACTGAGAACACTGATTTCACGGTGGTCGGAGTTATCGGCCCTCCTGGCGTGGGCAAGTCGACAATCTTGAATGAGCTTTACGGCTTCGAGACTAGCTCGCCTG gGATGCCTTTGCCTTTTGTAGTCCAGTCTGATGAATCTAAAGCTATGGCCCGGCACTGCACGATGGGTATGGAATTGAGGGTTTCTGCTGAAAGGCTTATCCTTATTGACTCTCAG CCAGTATTCAGTCCCTCTGTTTTACTTGATATGATGAAACCAGATGGTTTGTCAACAATCCCGGTATTGAATGGTGAATCTTTGCCAGCAGATCTGGCTCATGAATTGATTGGTATCCAG CTTGGCGTCTTCCTTGCATCTGTTTGTAACGTTCTGCTTGTTGTGTCGGAGGGGATACATGATTACAGCATGTGGAAGCTAATGCTTACG GTTGACTTGTTGAAGCATGGCCTGCCAGACCCATCACTGTTGACACCTGGTCATTTCCAGGGCTGTAGCTCTGGACTGGACAAGGAAAATAAAGCTGACGTACAGGGAGGAACTGAAGATTTTTTGGCGGCTCTTGTTTTCATTCATACCAA ATTACGAGTGGAAGATTTATCCCCTCCAAACATTTCACTTCTGAGGAATGCTCTCACACAATATTTCAAGTCTTCTACTTTCATTATGAGTGATAATGGAAGTTCAAGTGAAAGACAGACCGACTCTTCTGGACCTCATGTTGCAAAGTTTGGCAAAGATTTCAGGGGACCAGATTTGTTTTTCCTACCTTTGAAATTACGAGAGGACTCACAGAAAATACAGTTTGAAAGCTATTCTTCCATGTTGGGAAAACTCCGTGATCAG TTATTGTCAATGCATGGTCGGCCTTTTGCAAAGAATATCGCAGAGCGTGATTGGCTGCGGAGCTCAGCCAAGATCTGGGATTTAGTGAAGAAATCTCCAGCAATTGCGGATTACAGCAAAATCCTTCAGAAATCAGGCCTGTTCAGAAAATAA